Proteins found in one Muribaculum gordoncarteri genomic segment:
- a CDS encoding DUF4494 domain-containing protein — protein MMALWIETKVRFDKMMENGTVKKVTEPYLVDALSFTEAESRIIEEVTPFISGDFTVSAVKKSNIAEIFRDDSGDKWYKVKVNFITIDEKTAVEKRKASYILVQASDFKGAYDNFIAGMKGTMADFEIAAITETALMDVYPAKLTSKSDNG, from the coding sequence ATCATGGCACTATGGATTGAAACAAAAGTCCGTTTCGACAAGATGATGGAGAACGGCACCGTAAAGAAAGTAACCGAACCTTATCTCGTTGACGCGCTTTCATTCACTGAAGCTGAATCGCGTATCATCGAGGAAGTAACGCCGTTCATAAGCGGCGACTTCACCGTGTCGGCAGTCAAGAAATCGAATATCGCTGAAATCTTCCGCGATGATAGCGGCGACAAGTGGTATAAGGTCAAAGTCAATTTCATCACGATAGATGAGAAGACGGCCGTAGAGAAACGCAAAGCGTCTTACATACTCGTGCAGGCTTCCGACTTCAAAGGAGCTTATGACAACTTCATCGCCGGCATGAAAGGCACAATGGCAGACTTCGAGATTGCCGCCATCACTGAAACCGCCCTAATGGACGTGTATCCGGCTAAACTCACGAGCAAGTCAGACAATGGATAA
- a CDS encoding nucleoside triphosphate pyrophosphohydrolase family protein, with translation MTINEYQAAALTTAVYPEDKRIIYPALGMCGEAGEVADKVKKVIRDNNQSFDTVRKIEIAKEIGDVMWYCATLANDLGFTLEAIAQMNINKLQSRKERGMLGGSGDNR, from the coding sequence ATGACAATAAACGAATACCAGGCGGCAGCACTCACAACCGCCGTCTATCCCGAAGACAAGCGCATCATCTATCCGGCACTCGGAATGTGCGGAGAAGCCGGAGAGGTAGCCGATAAGGTCAAGAAAGTAATTCGCGACAACAATCAGAGTTTCGACACAGTGCGAAAGATAGAAATCGCGAAAGAGATAGGCGATGTTATGTGGTATTGCGCTACGCTTGCAAACGACCTCGGCTTCACACTTGAAGCAATCGCACAAATGAACATCAACAAGCTGCAATCACGAAAGGAGCGCGGAATGCTCGGCGGCTCTGGAGATAACCGATAA